One Spinacia oleracea cultivar Varoflay chromosome 4, BTI_SOV_V1, whole genome shotgun sequence DNA segment encodes these proteins:
- the LOC130472127 gene encoding glycine-rich cell wall structural protein 1-like, whose protein sequence is MEARTGEQEGRKRRRECGGWAGLGFAGDFDGDGGGGLAAAEQLRGWGVVICETGETGEGKSGAGGVVVVVVAGGERGERKKEAGDARGGESRGGSCGGVVVFGGSGWSGDAGWWSGGEDGGARWLRWLLLVVGWIESQKNKDCD, encoded by the exons atgGAGGCACGAACAGGGGAGCAAGAAgggaggaagagaagaagagagTGTGGAGGCTGGGCTGGGCTAGGCTTCGCCGGGGATTTCGACGGCGATGGTGGAGGTGGTTTAGCGGCTGCGGAGCAGTTAAGGGGATGGGGGGTGGTGATTTGCGAAACAggggaaacaggggaggggaag AGTGGTGCTGGTGGtgtggtggttgtggtggtggcggGGGGCGaaagaggagaaagaaagaagGAGGCAGGGGACGCgagaggaggagagagcagGGGAGGGAGTTGTGGTGGGGTGGTGGTGTTCGGTGGTTCTGGGTGGTCGGGAGATGCGGGGTGGTGGAGTGGTGGTGAGGATGGTGGTGCACGGTGGTTGAGatggttgttgttggtggttgGTTGGATTGAATCACAGAAAAACAAGGATTGTGATTAA